The Primulina eburnea isolate SZY01 chromosome 8, ASM2296580v1, whole genome shotgun sequence genome contains a region encoding:
- the LOC140838800 gene encoding universal stress protein PHOS32-like — translation MESAATLHQPASPRFPPVTPTVGANRKIAIAVDLSDESAFAVKWSVQNYLRPGDAVILLHVRPTSVLYGADWGATDVSVESDGEKSQQQLEDDFDNFTTTKANNLAQPLLEASIPFKIHIVKDHDMKERLCLEVERLGLSAMVMGSRGFGASRRTTKGRLGSVSDYCVHHCVCPVVVVRFPDEKDGDPANATGGLVNAVDRNSSGLHPVQEEEEPIYLDASDENADVEKTT, via the exons ATGGAATCGGCGGCAACACTGCACCAGCCAGCCTCCCCTCGCTTTCCACCTGTCACCCCAACCGTTGGCGCCAATCGCAAGATCGCGATCGCCGTCGATCTCAGCGACGAGAGCGCCTTTGCCGTTAAGTGGTCTGTTCAGAATTACCTCCGCCCAGGCGATGCCGTCATCCTCCTGCACGTCCGACCAACCTCCGTCCTATACGGAGCCGACTGGGGCGCCACCGACGTGTCGGTCGAATCCGACGGCGAGAAATCACAGCAGCAACTCGAGGACGATTTCGATAATTTCACCACCACGAAAGCGAACAACCTGGCGCAGCCGCTGTTGGAGGCTAGTATTCCGTTCAAGATCCATATCGTGAAGGATCATGATATGAAGGAGAGGCTATGCTTGGAGGTGGAGAGGCTAGGGTTGAGTGCGATGGTTATGGGGAGTAGGGGATTTGGAGCGTCGAGGAGGACTACCAAAGGGAGACTTGGTAGTGTAAGTGATTATTGTGTGCATCACTGTGTTTGCCCCGTGGTAGTTGTGAGGTTTCCAGATGAGAAAGATGGGGATCCCGCTAATGCTACAGGAGGTCTGGTGAACGCGGTGGATAGGAACAGCTCAGGCCTGCATCCAGTGCAGGAGGAAGAAGAACCTATATATCTTGATGCTTCTGATGAGAATGCAG ATGTGGAGAAGACTACTTGA
- the LOC140838958 gene encoding LOW QUALITY PROTEIN: uncharacterized protein (The sequence of the model RefSeq protein was modified relative to this genomic sequence to represent the inferred CDS: deleted 1 base in 1 codon) — protein sequence MRQWESLLSKKRDREENSQAFSKAPTLAMAQELEDLRKKVKELEAKAGSSQVSTPAASQGCPFFLQIVSEPLPAHFKATKIREYDGNSDPDEHLTRFENMAMLHCYSDQIKCKVFLTTLVDSAQRWFEKLKPRSIQSFAGFRDTFLHHFSSSKRYKKTAFSLFEVKQSGDESLRAYIRRFNKASLEVPACAPETKTTAFTQGLKEGDFFRSLVKKQPGNFEDLLSRAEKYINMEEAQRQKRESTRKERGDRVVKTDDHTRGNNLGRFSRYTPTKPHRDEGIHICDDEKKARSYQSPPNLPYITKICSYHGECAHSTSECRRMKRAPSQSGPGASEQVAKKSRGPPWVNRDAGYGPGNKGPVRQERNGDASQASQSRENKDGGRSPTLGVIKMISGGSTDGDSNRARKAHSRHESFGVENTVRGEGPVISFSPRDLQGVSLPHNDALVIQAKVANYDIRRVFVDSGSSVNVIFQEALDQMNLEDYRLQPVETALFGFAGHTVYPRGEITLPLTIGAEELRKTVMTVFTVVSAPTSYNIILGRPAMNALRAVASAYHQKLKFPVGNRIGEVKGDQPSSRKCYAETVKVENKRARRSGESRRPGKEEVHSIQQVYMMEGEEQEEVSILPGQPLKTTRIARDLEPVTRAQLLQCLAKNADIFAWSSSELTGISPHVAEHRLNIIPGSRAIKQKKRHFGPEKDKVIAEQVGELLKAGQIREVQFPTWLSNVVLVQKSAGKWRMCVDFRDLNKACPKDCYPLPRIDQLVDSTSGYELLYFMDAYQGYHQIPLAREDQEKVSFITSGGTFCYVVMPFGLKNAGATYQRLMDRIFIKQAGRNVEVYVDDILVKSRAQLDFIPDLEETFSTLREYGVKLNPARCTFGVKSGNFLGFMVTERGIEVNPEKVRSITEMTSPKSIKDVQRLTGRIAGPVTFHFPICTPELPFLSSSKEGPKIWLG from the exons ATGAGGCAATGGGAGAGTCTCCTCTCGAAAAAGAGAGATAGAGAAGAGAATTCCCAGGCGTTTTCCAAAGCTCCTACCCTTGCTATGGCCCAGGAGCTAGAAGATTTGAGGAAGAAAGTGAAAGAGTTGGAAGCTAAAGCAGGGTCATCTCAGGTTTCAACCCCGGCTGCTTCCCAGGGATGCCCTTTCTTCCTGCAGATTGTGAGTGAGCCCCTCCCAGCTCATTTCAAAGCTACCAAAATACGGGAGTATGATGGAAACTCAGACCCTGACGAGCATCTCACCCGGTTTGAGAATATGGCCATGTTACATTGCTACTCTGACCAAATCAAGTGCAAGGTGTTCCTCACCACCCTAGTGGACTCTGCTCAGAGGTGGTTCGAAAAGTTGAAACCCCGGAGCATACAATCTTTTGCAGGTTTCAGAGACACTTTCTTGCATCACTTCAGCAGCAGCAAGAGGTATAAGAAGACTGCCTTTAGCTTGTTCGAGGTAAAGCAATCAGGTGATGAATCTCTTCGGGCATACATTCGCCGGTTTAATAAAGCATCCCTGGAGGTGCCGGCTTGTGCTCCTGAAACCAAAACCACAGCGTTCACTCAGGGACTTAAGGAGGGAGATTTTTTCAGGTCCTTGGTGAAGAAGCAGCCTGGGAATTTTGAAGATCTGCTGTCCCGGGCAGAGAAGTATATAAATATGGAGGAAGCACAGCGGCAGAAAAGGGAATCTACCCGCAAAGAAAGGGGCGATCGGGTGGTAAAAACTGATGACCACACCCGAGGAAACAATCTTGGGCGTTTTTCTCGATACACCCCCACGAAGCCACACCGGGATGAAGGAATCCATATTTGCGACGATGAGAAAAAAGCCAGGTCATACCAGTCGCCCCCAAACCTGCCATATATCACGAAAATATGCTCCTATCACGGAGAATGTGCCCACAGCACGAGCGAATGCCGGAGAATGAAGCGGGCCCCTTCCCAGTCGGGCCCTGGTGCTTCGGAGCAGGTAGCGAAGAAATCCCGGGGACCACCATGGGTGAATAGAGATGCAGGGTATGGGCCGGGGAACAAAGGCCCGGTCAGACAGGAGAGGAATGGTGATGCCAGTCAAGCATCTCAAAGCCGGGAAAATAAGGACGGAGGAAGGTCACCGACCCTCGGGGTGATTAAAATGATCTCGGGAGGATCGACAGATGGAGACTCCAACCGAGCCAGGAAGGCACATTCCCGGCATGAGAGTTTCGGAGTGGAAAATACAGTAAGGGGTGAGGGACCAGTCATCAGTTTCAGCCCTCGGGATCTTCAAGGAGTCAGTCTCCCACACAACGATGCCCTAGTCATCCAAGCGAAGGTGGCGAATTATGACATTCGCCGGGTCTTCGTCGATTCGGGGAGCTCAGTGAACGTTATTTTCCAGGAGGCCCTGGATCAGATGAACCTGGAAGACTACCGTTTGCAGCCAGTAGAAACAGCGTTATTCGGATTTGCTGGCCACACTGTTTATCCCCGGGGGGAAATCACCTTGCCCCTCACCATAGGAGCTGAAGAACTCCGAAAGACGGTGATGACGGTTTTCACGGTGGTAAGTGCCCCCACATCTTATAATATCATCTTGGGCAGGCCTGCTATGAATGCCTTGCGGGCCGTGGCCTCGGCTTACCACCAGAAGCTAAAATTCCCAGTGGGGAATAGAATCGGAGAAGTAAAGGGGGACCAGCCGTCCTCCCGCAAGTGCTATGCGGAAACCGTCAAAGTTGAAAATAAAAGAGCCCGACGAAGTGGAGAGAGTAGAAGACCAGGGAAGGAGGAGGTGCACTCTATCCAACAGGTATACATGATGGAGGGAGAGGAGCAGGAGGAAGTAAGCATCTTACCCGGGCAGCCCCTGAAAACAACAAGGATAGCCCGGGATCTTGAGCCAGTCACCCGGGCTCAATTGCTACAGTGCCTAGCAAAGAATGCGGATATCTTTGCATGGTCCTCATCAGAGTTGACAGGGATCTCCCCTCACGTGGCAGAGCACAGGTTAAATATCATCCCGGGCTCCCGGGCGATAAAGCAGAAGAAGAGGCACTTTGGTCCCGAAAAGGACAAAGTAATTGCTGAACAGGTGGGAGAATTATTGAAAGCCGGGCAGATCAGAGAGGTCCAGTTCCCCACCTGGCTATCCAACGTGGTCTTGGTTCAAAAATCAGCCGGCAAGTGGCGAATGTGCGTTGATTTCAGGGACTTGAATAAAGCGTGCCCAAAAGACTGCTAC CCCCTGCCCCGGATTGATCAATTGGTGGACTCAACATCGGGATATGAGCTGTTGTATTTCATGGATGCATACCAGGGATACCATCAGATTCCCCTGGCCCGGGAAGATCAAGAAAAGGTTAGTTTCATTACCTCGGGAGGAACCTTCTGCTATGTGGTCATGCCCTTCGGGTTGAAGAATGCTGGGGCCACATACCAGAGGTTGATGGACCGGATATTCATCAAGCAGGCCGGAAGGAATGTTGAAGTTTACGTGGACGATATCTTGGTGAAATCCCGGGCACAACTTGACTTCATCCCAGACCTCGAAGAAACCTTCTCTACTCTTCGGGAGTATGGGGTGAAGTTAAACCCCGCCAGATGCACATTTGGGGTAAAGAGCGGCAATTTCCTCGGGTTCATGGTAACTGAGAGAGGAATTGAAGTCAATCCGGAGAAAGTCAGGTCTATCACTGAAATGACGTCCCCAAAGTCAATCAAGGATGTGCAGAGACTCACGGGAAGAATCGCCGGCCCTGTCACGTTTCATTTCCCGATCTGCACACCGGAGTTACCCTTTCTTTCAAGCTCTAAGGAGGGCCCAAAAATTTGGTTGGGATGA
- the LOC140837764 gene encoding probable disease resistance protein At5g45490, which produces MPPTKTTKYRNMEDIENFLLEQLEKAIEEVKQPSSVKQPSSVFDECSRLKDLIKAKKEGTGAADDATRKQNLYYLNNIVAEWRAVLEKHNHCSPTAQIFLNGQLPERLKKIRKELEEPAEQKDETSSKHKEKVDDKAAHKVEASQEKEKYDEKYRGLGNPYHVDRSKIWGIDDKSKAMERLLVRKDSRNNGFRAIGIVGMTGVGKTTFCQVAFNNEEVKKHFLPRIWVEMSKQPENDDDYKKEVVKCFLRSLGFEDSVIDKIEAEGLDLLLLALRKQLQGKRYLVVLDDIWHLDKRFKEFCSSLAKDDEKYEARLSYGLPKASGGCVIVTSRSENWAVDMVGEKNLHRLTPLEDKKSIWKIYTNTVEEKGYYVDPDMEKAEDEIVKRCAGLPLIAKMLGETVVKTFVGDQGKEEGSDNTK; this is translated from the coding sequence ATGCCCCCAACTAAAACAACAAAATATAGAAATATGGAGGACATTGAAAATTTCCTGCTTGAACAACTCGAGAAAGCTATCGAGGAAGTTAAACAGCCGAGCTCCGTTAAACAGCCGAGCTCCGTCTTCGATGAATGCAGCAGATTGAAGGATTTGATCAAAGCAAAGAAAGAGGGTACCGGTGCGGCAGATGATGCAACACGAAAACAAAATCTCTACTATCTCAACAACATAGTAGCCGAGTGGCGAGCAGTACTGGAGAAGCACAACCACTGCTCTCCAACAGCGCAAATCTTTCTGAACGGCCAGCTTCCTGAAAGGTTGAAGAAAATCAGGAAGGAGCTTGAAGAACCTGCTGAACAGAAGGATGAAACGTCTTCAAAACATAAGGAGAAAGTAGATGACAAAGCTGCACACAAGGTTGAAGCTTCACAAGAAAAGGAGAAATATGATGAAAAGTACCGCGGATTGGGGAATCCTTATCACGTGGATCGTTCAAAGATTTGGGGAATCGACGATAAATCCAAGGCGATGGAGAGGCTTCTTGtgaggaaagattcaaggaatAACGGGTTTCGAGCCATCGGGATTGTAGGGATGACAGGGGTCGGAAAAACAACTTTCTGCCAAGTTGCTTTCAATAACGAAGAAGTGAAGAAACACTTTCTGCCAAGGATTTGGGTAGAAATGTCGAAACAGCCCGAGAACGATGATGATTACAAGAAAGAGGTGGTGAAGTGTTTCTTGAGGAGCCTTGGGTTTGAAGACAGTGTGATTGACAAAATCGAAGCAGAAGGTCTCGACTTGCTCCTGTTGGCACTCAGAAAGCAATTGCAGGGTAAAAGATACTTGGTTGTTCTTGATGATATTTGGCATTTGGACAAGCGGTTTAAAGAATTTTGCTCTTCATTAGCAAAAGATGATGAAAAGTACGAAGCGAGACTGTCCTATGGATTGCCTAAAGCTAGTGGTGGCTGTGTGATTGTAACTAGCAGGTCTGAGAATTGGGCAGTAGATATGGTCGGCGAGAAGAACTTGCATAGACTCACACCTCTGGAAGATAAGAAGAGTATCTGGAAAATTTATACCAACACAGTTGAAGAGAAAGGGTATTACGTGGACCCCGACATGGAGAAGGCGGAGGACGAAATTGTGAAAAGATGTGCAGGACTGCCGTTGATTGCCAAGATGTTGGGGGAAACTGTGGTCAAAACATTTGTAGGAGACCAAGGAAAAGAGGAAGGCTCCGACAACACAAAGTAG